The DNA region AACTTGTTTCTTCAAGCTCTTCTGGTAGCGATTCTGACAGTGAAGTTGACAAAAAGCTAAAGAGGAAAAAGCAAGTTGCTCCAGAAAAACCAGTAAAGAAGCAAAATACTGGTGAAACTTCCAGAGCACTGTCATCCTCCaagcagagcagcagcagcagagatggtAACATGTTTCAGATTGGGAAAATGAGGTATGTTAGTGTTCGGGACTTTAAAGGGAAAGTCTTAATTGATATTAGAGAATATTGGATGGATCCAGAAGGTGAAATGAAACCAGGAAGAAAAGGTATATCTTTAAATCCTGAACAATGGAGCCAGCTGAAGGAACAGATTTCTGACATTGATGATGCAGTAAGAAAACTGTAAAATCAGAGCCATATAAAACCTGTACTGTTCTAGTTGTTTTAATCTGTCTTTTTACATTGgcttttgttttctaaacattGTTTTCCAAGCTGTTGTATATTTGGATTGCAGAACAATTTGTAAGatgaatactttttttaaaatgtgcattattAAAAATGTCCTGAGTGAAGCTAATTGTCAGTTTTATTAAGGAGGATTGCTTTTGTGTCCACCACCTagtgtaaaataaaatcaagtaatacaatcttaaaaaaaaaaaaagaaagaaaactcagaaatagaTTCAATTGCATGTGTTAAGTGATAAAAGGGGCACCTCAATGAGGAAAAAGTAGACTTTAGCTAAACTACTTAGTATACCATATACAGGTATACTTAGTATACctgcaaaagagaaaatgaaatcctCACACTTCATACTAGGATGAATTGAgtggattaaatatttaaatgtaaaatatgacatacAAACACTAGGAGAAACATGGGTGAATTTCCCCAAAACTTGAGAATATTTACTACCCATGAATCAAAATCCAAAAGCAGTAAAGGAAAATACTGATAAATTTGATagtgtaaaaataaatgtttctatttATTGGGGAAGAAAACCAATTGTTGTTGGGTAAGAAAAACCCCACAACACTGTTAACATGAACAGATTACAAACTGTCAAAAATTGCAATTTGCAAAGTTATTATTACCAGTAAGGAACTTTCAAAGCTAAAGTAAAAGATCAACAAGCCTACTGAAAATGGCTACAATATGAACAgttcacaaaacaaaaaaatgcttcttaaatatattaaaaatgctcATAACTAGAGAAATTCTCATTTATTAGAGGAATGCAAGTTAGAACTATTTTGAAATAACACTTTTTACCTATCAGATTGGTAAAGATTAAAAACtatgatgccaaaaaaaaaaaaaacaaactatgatGCCATAACCAGCTGATGAAACTGTGAGGAACAGGCCCTACCaaacactgttcagttcagttcagctgctcagttgtgtccgactctgcgacctcatggactgcagtatgccgggcttccctgtccatcaccaactcccagagcttactcaaactcctgtccactgagtcggtgatgtcatccaaccatctcatcctctgtcgcccccttctcttcctgctttcaatctttcctggcatcagggtcttttccaatgagtcagttctttgaatcaggtggccaaagtattggagtttcagcttcagcatcagtccttccaatgaatatctggactgatttcctttaggatggactggttggatctccttatagtccaagggactctcaagagtcttctccaacaccacagttcaaaagcatcaattcttctgcactcagctttctttatagtccaactctcacatccgtgcatgactactggaaaaactaaagctttgactagatggacgtttgttggcaaagtaatgtctctgctttttaatctgctgtctaggttggtcataacttttctcccaaggagcaagtgccttttaatttcacggctgcagtcaccatctgcagtgatttggtgGGATGCAAACAAGTGTAACCCCAAAGGACAAGAATTTGgcaaaattaaaaacacactTAGCTTTGACCCAATATCCCACTTCTAGAGATCTATTCCAAATTTACActggcaaaaatgcaaaatgatgtGGGCACAGGAATATCCATTGCAGCACTCTGTGAAACACTCAGTACAGCTTCTATGTCATCAGTAGCAGGCTGGTGGAAGGCACTGCAGTCCTGACCCACAATGATGCTCTGGCAGTTGCCTGAGAACAATCTCCCACCAAACGGTTAGGTGGAAAACGATGAAGTGTGTCAGCACTGGGTATAGTAGTGAAGCTTGTACCCAAGGAAGAGTGTGGGACACACTTGCAGAATGTATTGCTTATACTTTTTAAACGGAAGGATAATCCAAAACTTATAATTACCAATGGGAGAGGACAGGGATATAGGGATGAGCAGCCAAAGAGCTTCTCTTAGGACACTTTTGTGTCTGTAGTTTTCATGTTGGAACCATGAAAGTACTTTGCATAATTATAAATTAGTTAAGTTTTAAGTGATGTCTAAATACTTAAAGTATTCAGTGAAGAGCTTATCACAGATAACCTCTTTCATTAAGAGCCAGAGTGGTTCCCGCCAGAAGGCCGGCCTAGGAaggttctctgtggtctctcccACCTTGAAGAGCCAGGGCAGGATAGCAAGTCAGTCCCACAAGGCAGTGAGGCTGAATATGCACACAATGGTCAGGCCACATAAACAAAACTCTCTGACCTACAATCTCTGTAGCAACAGGTCCAAAACAGTCAGGACTTGCTCACTAACTGCCAGCTTCCCTATTTTCTGGCCCTGTCCCACTCAGGACCAACTGGAGAAAGCCAAACAAGCTTCCCTAAGCAACCACACAGAATGACGCACTGCTAGTTAGCCGGCCTCCAACTTTCATACTCCACACTCAGAACACACCAGAGGCCCTACCCTCTCCTTGGCCGGCCTTTGAGCCTTTGCCAAACACCCGGTGTAGCAGACTCCTCTGCTCTAGCCAGCTCTGCGAAAACGTCTTCCGTGCTCCTCAGCAAGTGGTCTCCCTCGACTTCCAGGCCCAGACGCCAAAGGCCACAATGCTGCCGCCGCGAGGAATAACGTTTgctgccgcaactggagaaactGCCACCAGAGCGAGAAAAACAGCCACCGGCGCACGACTTTCTGGGACTTGTAGTTCCTCGCGCCGAGCGGGCGCACTTCCGCCACCTACCGGAAGTGCCGCCAATACTCGCGGGCGCAGGTGAACCTGGCCCGGGAACCCGCGCGGAGGCTCCCCTGTACCCCAGAGGCCTCTCGAGCCCAGTGCGTGGAGACAGTTCTTCCACTGGTACGTGGGTTTCGAACTCAGCTTGAAGAGAAAGTATATGTTGTCCTGGTGGACAGAGAATTACAGGCAGTCTTGGCAGAGAAAAAGGCACTGGCAAACTCCGGACCTGGGTGTTGGGGGCCCGTGTTGGTTGTGTTTGGTGATGCTGCCCCAGGTGGGAAGATCGGTGTGAGAAGGGGCTGGAGCGGTAAACATGACTGGAGGTGTGGAGAGCGGGCCACACCCGGAGAATTGCCGGGTGCGCGAGGGCTGGGGTTTGGGTTTCAGAGCCTCAGTAAATAGTAGCATCCGGCGGTGGATGGCTCAGTGGAGGGGCAGTGCCGAGGGAGTAGAAAGTGTGAGGAGGGCTCTTGAGTTTCCGGTTCTAGTGAGGAGCCAGGATGGAGGCCGCAGTGCAAAGGTTGAGGGAACCGGAACCCTGGACGCTATCAGCTGTTTTGAGTCTGTGGACGAAGAAATTAATCAGTAATTGCTCTAAGAAGGAAATGGGACATTTTATTCAAGCCTGAGGATTATAACTCAGGAAATAGCTTTTCAGAAAGCTCAGAGGATTTTTCCACCCTACAGGTCAAAGCACAGTTACATATTTTTTGAGACAAAGGGCCATGTGTCAGATGAGGAATTGACAGTTGATATAATCCAGCCCTGCAGTACAAAGCAAGTAGTGGGTCATTGTGACTCCTTAGAAAGAAGGAAGTTTGTCTGTCCCCTAAGCAGATAGGGTTGGTGCGGATGCCCTGTGCACACTAAATGGAAGGGAGGAGGCCCAAATGAGCAACGAAAaagtttatgtttaactttttttgtcttgtttttgtcttgccatgaaatacaatttttatttcatcaagtCTTTAGAGGCATAGCTGGAtatggaggagagaatggcaatgGGAGGGACCCTGGGAGGGAGGTCTGGGCTGGACATAGGGCCTGGAGCAATACTTGAAACCCCACCCCCTCACAGGCAGGGATAAAAGGAACTAGAAAGAGGAGAAAGGCCTCTAGAAAGAGGTCCAGCATGAGGGAAAGAAGTTTTATGTCCAGGTGTAACCAATAGAATTAAGTCTGCTGTGGCCCCTACTTTGTGTCAGCACAAGTTTTAAACTCTGTAAATGCAACTCTTGTAATCATCACAGCAGCACCACAAAGCAGGCCTGCTCTCCTCCCAGATTTCTGCAGATGAGGCCCCGAGAGACTGAGGAGGCCTGTTCAGGGTCCTCCAGAGGCAACTGGTGGAGGTATGACTTTGAAAGCAGGCAGTCTGGCCGTGGAGGGAAGGTGTTCCCAGCCGTCGCCCTGGGATGTCTCCAACAAGGAAGAAGAGGACCAGAGGGTGAAAATGAACACCCGTAGTAGGAGACTGCCCGTGGATGGACAGGAATGTCAGAACAAGATAGCTTCACATAGAGCCTTGAGCGGTCTTCTTAGGTGtggtgtacgtgtgtgtgtttgtgtgtgcacaccTGCAAGCGTGCAGCATGGTTGTGCTTTTGGTACAGAGTGAGAGAGAGTCAAACATGGGGGAGGGTTTGGGATAAGATCTGGAGGATTTCTGCCTGGCTGTCTCAGTGGGACTGTCACGTGACTACAGCCAGGACACTAGATGAGCAGAGTTTGGGAAGCAATGGCAGCATTAAGGGAAGCAGGGGATAATAGGTATGACTCTGGCTAGTTGGGCAGCATCCCAGCAGGTCCAGAAGTTGGGTACCCCCTCACAGAGTGCCCTTAGTTGTCCTCCTGGGGATTTTCATATGCTCCTTGTCCCGTTCCCCCACCTCCATTTTTAGAAACCGGCTGATGtttcactgagatttttttttaaattgtacaaTCAATTGTTTTGACACTACCTCCATTTATCTCTATTTAGTATCTTGAGATGACAGGAAAAACTGGCTCCTCCTTTATTTGAGTGTTGAGGTACTGCTGTGTGTCTTTGGGTTCATGGTTCAGACACCCCAGCACATGCCTCAAGATACTTACCTTGAGCCTGTGACAGCCCAGGCCCAGAGCTAGGCAGACTGGCCCTCTTCAGTGAGAGAGCTCAGCTGCCTTGGCTGACCTCAGAGCCTTGAACAGGAAGACCACGTGGTCAGAGCCCTGCCTCCCTGCTCTTCGCTCCCCAGGAGATAGTCCTCCCTGGCACTGGTTGCTCTCGCCTTTGGGCATGGGGGTGGACGTGGGAGTGTGGAGGCACTGAGGTAGAGGCTAAATCCCTAATTGTTCCCCCAACCCCAGCGCTGCTTTCTGAGGACCTGTGCCTTCTTCACAACAGCATCTCCAGGTatgaggaggaaatggaggcatATTTTCAGCAGATCCCATCCTAGGTGAGTTGGAGACCTTTGCTCTCATTGCCTTAGTCTCCGTGGCTGTAGAATGCATCCAGGAATAACACCCACCTCCTCAGGTCAGCGCACATCAGAGTTCTTGTAATGCTGCCCTGTGCCTTGGGGTGAAGTGCATGGGCTCCCACATGAATGAGTCAGGCATCCCCCAAACCTGGGGCTCTGGGCCAGGTCTCTTCAGACTTCTTCTTCATGGTGTTTGCTCAGTGGACCCTTGAGGGCGAATAGAGCTGAGCCTCCAGAAACAGGCAGCCACTCTGACCCGTTGACCCTCACCGAGACCACTCAGGAGGGCAGCTGAGAGTGTGCCCGTAAAGCGCCAAAGTCACCCTTAGATGGCTCACATGTGGATTCACGAGGAAGCAATTGAGCTCATGGCATTAGCTTCCTAGAAGCACACCACAGCCCTGATTTGTGTCATCGCTGTGCTGACCCCTGATTTAGCGCATCCTCTTTGCCTGGTTTCCAATCTGATATTGTACAGAAGCTGGGGGTGAAGATCTCCAAGAGGGGTCCCCGTTGTTCCCAAAGCAGGAAATCAGGATCACCGATGCAACTAGCAGTAGATTAGATacccagagaaaaatgaaaacaccttGGACCTGGGCCCGAGTCTGATCTGAGCAAGGAGTTCTCCCTCCCCTGTGCTGTCCTATCCCCAACTTCCTCATCAAGAAAGCAGGGCTCCGTGGTAACACCAGTGATGTTTCAGCCAACTGTGAGCTTCAGGGACATGGCTGTGACCTTCACATGGGAGGAGTGGGGACATTTGGACCTGGCCCAGAGGATGGTGTACCGTGAGGTGGCTCTCGAGGCCTATAGTCACCTGGTCTCCCTGGTTAAGGTAGTCACTGCCCATCGCAGGACCCTGGGCGTGGCTCATTTCAGGCATGCCTAGACTGGCTCAGAAGGTGCTGGAAGTGGGTCCCTTTGAGATGCAAGTCTGGGTATTGCTgcttatccctcctccagggcaagtCTGTGGCTTGTGGTTCAGGGTGTGGGGAGTCTACTCAGGAGGATGGGGGCCCCTCCTAGTCCATCCACCTCTGACCCCAGAGGTGAGAGCTGGACCTATCTCCCAGCAGAAGACCAAGCCCTCTGTTTTCCCTCCACTGACCAGGACTTCTGCTCTTGAAACTAAATGTGATCTCCCAGCTGGAGCAAGGGGAGGACCATCGGAGAGTGGAGCAGGGACCTCCCCAAGGTGAGAACAAGCCAGTGGCTCAACAGTTAAAGTCCAAGGAGCAGAGAAGCCACTTGGAGGGAGTTTGCTCAGGTGTTCTCTGCTGCCACCTCATGTCCAACATGGTAGCCATGTTCTCATCCTTGTCAGACTGTCTCTGCCCAGCCCACCCACAGAGGACACTTGTTGCTGTTGTCAACATGTGTCTCACATGTGAGTTCACTTCTGTCCCCGTCTCCCTTTGGTCTTCACTCCTCTGCTACCGTGTCTCATTCCCAGATCCTCATGCCTCCTGTTTTTCTCCAACCCCTCATCATAACTTACATCCAGGGTGGCAGCTCCTCAGGCCTCCCCTTCCTGCTGGTCTTTGTTCTGCCATTTGGGTGCCCACCCGTGTTCCATGTTGGACTGTGTCCATGTTCCAATGTTGGACATTTTCATGACTTCGAAATGATCCAAAGGTGTGGTAAGAATCCATGCCTTTCAGAAGGATTCCTACTAAATCACCATTCCTGGACCTGCTTTCCCACCTCCCCTCATCCCATAGGCCCACTACCTACCCTGCTTGTCAGCctaattggaattttttttttctcttagagctatatgaaaatattaaaacaattctCATACCATACAGTTCATCTGTATAAAGCATGCAAAGTTTCTTAATATAGTTGCAGCTTGTGTATTTATCACCACAGTCTATTTTAGAACATGGTCATCTCCCTGACTAATTGGGctgcttctgatttttttttaactgattttgttttaactgataaactttattttttagagccaGTTTTATCCTTACAGAAAGTTCAGGGTTTCTTTATGCCAACCCTCCCCATGCAGTTTCCCCTATTACTAATATCTTGCATTCattggtacatttgttacaattgatgaacttACATCAATTAATTATTACCATCAGAGGTCAATAGTTTACATTAGGTTCACTCTGGTGTTGTACATTTTCTGGGTTTGGACAAATATGTGATGTTATATATCCACTGGTGTAGTGTACAGAGTAGTTCCACTGCCCTAAggatcctctgtgctccacctgttcgtccctccctccaccctaactcctggaaaccactgattAATTTACTGTCTCTATAAGTTTACTTTTCTAGAATGTCCTATGGTTGAAATCATGCAGTACATGGTCCTTTCTGAGAGGCTGCTTTCACTTAACAATAAGCAGCATGTATGTCCATCATACCACCTTCTGCCAGCCTAGAGGCATTTGATTTATCCCATGTGTTCCTGCTCCTTCTTACCCTGTAACTGTCATGTCTGCAGCCTTTCTTGTTTCTTACTTGGAAGTCTTACCTACTTTTACTTACCCTTGGCACTCAAATGACATCGTTCTGAATTCAGTTTACTAACAGTATCTTTCTTCTCTTCTACCCTAGACATTACTTTCTGGCTGACCCACACAGTCTGTATTCCTTATTTCAAGATTCTGATGCAGATGCTGCTGTAGAATTTTAGcctcctttgcccattttttcaaCAGCTACGCATATCTTAGACATAGCTTAGCCATGCAAAGATTCCTTTCCTCCCCTTCATCCCCAGATACTCTTTCACTCCCCTTCATGAGGCTGTTGTTTCATTTGAAAACTTCTTCTCATCAGAGATGCCAAGGCAGCACCCTAAAGGAATACAGCAGGGTATTGAGAAGGAGGACAGTGTTGGTTGTGGGAGTGCTGGGCAGAGATTAGGGCTTTCCCCAAGAGGGAAAGAAGGTCTGTGTTTGGCACAAGGAAAACATCCTCCTGGAAGTCATACTTTGCCAGATGGAGGATGCTTGTCTCCTTGGCAGGCATGGGACAAAGGGATGGGAACCTGGACAGAGGCCTTAATATTATTGGATGTGGGTGGCTACCCACCTAAAGAGGGCAGTTGTGTGGGCAGAGTGATAAGTGAAGGGGGAATCTTGGAGGACTCATTTGAGTGTCCTGAGCTGGGAGCCCATCACACTCTTTGTTAGAGGCCTACTaccgatggctcagcagtaaagaatcttcctgcaatgcaggaaactcgaatttaatccctgggttgggaagatcccctggaggaggatccccttcagtattcttgcctagaaaataccatggacagaacagcctgacgggctgcaatccatggggtctcaaagagtcagacctgactgagcaactgagcacagtatCTTCAACAGATGAAGGAATCCCTCTCATGACAGTAATAAGGGCGGTGACATCAGCAGAACCATGTATAGCATGGTCCCCTATGCACCAAACACCATGGGAGGCTCACAAACTGATTCATTTTGGCCTCAAAGTAACCCTTGTTAGCTAAGCATTCTTATTCCCGGCTTACCACCAAGAAAATGGAACCTCAGAAGTTGTCAGTTGGTGGAGTCCACTGGCCAAGCACACTGCTTCAAGGACCCCGGTAATTTTCTAGGGAGTCTGTGGCATTAATTCTGGCATGGTTAAAGAgacccttttcttctctctctgtgggCAGCCTGAAGCAATGGTAGAAATGGTCCATTAAGAATATTAAATCATCGTTGGTATTTGGGGTCTCATTTTAAGATCCAGCACCAGGAAATAGACTGAGTGTGAGTCATAAGGTTGAGGAACATGTTAGGACCTTGTTTCCTGACTTCTCTAACAAATTACCAGCTGGAtaacttaaaacaacacagattgATCCtcccacagctctggaggctagaagtcacAATCAGCATCATTGGGCTGAAATCAGTGCACACAGGCCATTCTCCCTCTGGAGGCTTCATTAGAAAagctgttcctttttttcttccaggtTCTAGTGGCTGGAGGGATTCCTTGGTCAGTGGCCACATCACTTCAGTCTTTCAGGCCAGCACCTTCAAGTCTCTGCTCTGTGTTCAGATTGTCTTCTTCGTATCAAGTCTcattctgcctccctcttataaggacagtTGTGATAACATTtggggcccacccagataatccctgggcatccctggtggctcagattgtaaagaatctgcttgcagtgcaggagacctgggttcaatccctgggttgagaagatcccagggggaagggaatggctacccactccagtattcttgtctggagaatccatagacagaggagcctggcgggccatagtccatggggtcgcaaagagtcagacacgactgagggactcacacacacactgatttCCTGTTTGCTGAGCCATCCCTCCATTTCACATCTTGCATGAAATTACAGTTCATAGATTAGAAACAGACCCAGAGATATATCTCTCATACTTGGTGATCTGTTTTATCCCACGCTCCCCTTCTAATGCTTCTCCAGTAATTCAGGCCATTTGGATTTCTTTCAGACTGGAAGACTACACTTGAAAGAGTCAGCATCTGAAGAGGATATtgctgtggaagggccatcttaTCACATGGAAATGAAACTCCATGTTCAGGAGGAGGGCCCCAGGTTGGTGTCGTTAGGAGAAACGCACCTCTGGCAGGACCAGCTGGGGAAGAACCAGTAGGACTCTGAATCAAACAGTACTCACCTCAGAGAGACGTTTTGCTCAAGGTGGGAGTTGTTAGCCTGAGCTTAGGAAAATTATCTGAGTTTAAGCCTTCTACCTCTGACATTACCTACAAGAACATATTTCCATAAGGTCAACTCACAGGGTAAAAAGTTGAAACAGAACTCAGTTTTCATTAATCATTAGAAAGACTGGGCTGATCTGAAGCCCTGTGAAGATCATCAAAGTGCTAGAGCCTTCTGGcagattatttatttgaataaacTTGCAGATtttgaaacaggaaataaaaagccttatGATTATACTGTCAGTAGTGACTGTTTCAACTATGGTACCgccttttgttttcttaatagaaTTTTTTCAGCAGAGAACAGCAAAGATGGTAAGAACTATGGAAACATTAATCATAGCATGTCTCTTAATGAACACAGCCCATGCATTTGGAGAGTCAGTTCGAATGTGATGGATTCCTTGTACAGACTGAAATAAGTCATCCTGGAGAGGCACTCCTCAGATATGAGGAGGACTGTGATGCCTCCCACATGGCCTCATCTTTTACTTACTGTGACACCATTTAGACTGGAAAGAAGCCATATGAATGTAATCTGTGTGCAAGATCTTTCAGCTGTTGCTCTAAGCTTGTACACCAGAGAacacactggagaaaagccctaTGAATGTGCTCGATGTGGAAGGTCTTTCAGCCAGAGCTATAAccttgttgtacaccagaaaacTCACATGGGAGAAAAACCCAACGAATGTAATCAGTGTGGGAAATCCTTCACCCAGAGTTCCAAACTTGTTAGGCATCAGTGAACTCACACTGAagaaaaaccatataaatgtcaTGTGGAAATGTGGAAAATCTTTCAGGTGGAACTCTAGCCTTATTGTATATCAAATAATTCACACTGCCTTAAAACTTCGGAGTACACTCATTGTGGAAAGTCCTCAGTCAGAGCTCTGACTTTGTCACATATAAAAGGATTCACAATGGAGAGAAATCCTATGAATATAACCCTATGAATATGAATATAGTGTGGTAAATCCTTCATTTGAAGCACTCAACTTATTAGGCATCTgtgaattcacactggagagaagccatataaatgCAATCAGTGTGATAAAGCCTACACTGGGATCTCTCACCTTAttgaacatcagagaactcatactggagagaaaccatttGAATATCATCCGTGTGGGAGAGGCTTCACTGGGAGctctcactttctttcacatTAGAGAGTTCATTCTGGAGAGAAACCGTATGAGTGTAACGACAGTGGGAAGGCTTTTCGGCAGCAAACTCAGCTTGTGCATCAACGAACACATGCTGGAGAGGAACCTTATGaatgcagtcactgtggaaaagcTCTCAGCCAAAGGGCTCCACTCTGTGCATCAGAGAATGCACATTGGAGAGAAGCCCTGTCAGTGTAACATGTGTGTTAAAACCTTTAGTCAGAGGTCACACCTTATTGAACATCAGAGAACACATACTGGAGAAAAGCCCTCTGAGTGCATTGACTGTGGGAAGACCTTCAATGATCGATCAACCCTTAACAAAACACGAGAGAACACACACTGGGGAAAAACCCTGTGAATGTAAACATTGTGAAAAGGCCTTTAGCCAGCGGTGTCAACTTACTAGGCATCAGAGAAACCATACTGGAGAGATCCTATGAGTGTAATGTGTGTGGGAAAGCTTTCAGTTATAATACATCCTTTATTCAACATGAGAAGACTCAGGGAAGAAACCCTATGAATAGTCAAGATGAAAACCCTCACTGCCAGACTTCCTTTACTAGACATCAGATGACCAAGATATGACTGTCACTGTAGTCTAATGACTGCAGGCATCAGAATTGTTTGGAGTGTATGTGTTGAAACTGCACATTACCAAGCTTACCCTCAGCttactaaatcagaatctctagcAGTAAAACTCAGGAGCCCACAGTTTTCAAAAGCAGCATGAAGGACTTGTTTGTacactaaaatatatttacttctgCAGTTAGGTGAGAAGCTATGAATATGACTACTGATAAAAAAACATTGTCAGAGCTCTCAGCAGGAATTGGAAAACACAGACTGGAGCTGTACCCACCAAATAATCTTTTAAAGTCCAAACAGCCACACAATCTCAATCAGACATTGTCCCAGTAACACATTCCTGGAAATGATagtgaactgaaaaatattcttgACACAGAGCTCCAAACATTCCACCTAAGAAGAAACCATTACATGAGGAAGATGGTGTTAGAGATGAAATTTGGGGCCAGCCATGTTCAGTGTAAACCAGcaataaaaaacacaaattgaAGGAATACTAAGGATGGGAAGTTTTATAAAATGGTTTTTATTGGAGTTAAAAGTAGACTCAGTTTTTTGGGCACTCCGTTGTGCTCTAATTTTGTTGCTCAGTTAGGTTGACTAATCAGAAGTGAGTCCATAGCAATATGAAAAATGTCAAATGAAGTGAAAACAGGACCAAAAACAGTATGTATACAAAATGTTACAGCACATAAAAATTTGTATGCAGATGGTTGATTAAGGTCAGTtcagcagcacattaaaaaaaaagtatgtgtgtgcttagttgcgtctgactctttgcaaccctgtggattgtaacccaccaaactcctctgtccatgggattttccaggcaagactactggagtgagttgccatttgcttctgcaggggatcttcctgacctagggatcaaacccatggctgctgcattggcaggcagatttgtttgtttgttttttataaccactgagccacctgggaagccctccataaaaaaggctgaaatgTAAATCCACAATGGTGAAGCAAGTAGGAGAGGCTGTTAATTGCAGGTTTGAGTGAGGTGACAGTACCTGGAGGTGTGGAGTGGGAAAGGTTGAATTGGGAACTTGTAAAGAGGGGCTGCATCAGTAGAGGTCACAGCCGCCCCGGCAGAGTGTAGCAGGAAAGTAGGGTTCATTGAAGGACTGTCTGTGAAACTCCAGATTTTCTCCTCTTAAGTATCTGGCTGTgggccagcaaaaaaaaaatatagtaggGAATGAGTTATGTTctgacaaaggggaaaaaaattctgagGGACTAGGGAATCTGCTCTATTGTGCTTCAGAACAAGGGCTTCCTTATTTTGCCATTCCAAGGACCTTCATCATCACTTAGTTCTTCCCTTTTCCATCCCAAAGCAAAGTGTGCTGTTAACCAGCCCCACCCATCTGGGgagtttttctttgccttttctcgttgttgttatttagtcgctaagtcatgtccgactctttgcaaccccatggactgcagcaccccaggctcctctgtcctgccccCCTGGGAACCACACAAGGATGCCTGTTGGGGGCGGGGAGGAATGGAAGGACAGCAGCTGCTGTGTACACATGAGTGCTTCCAGTCCTGTTCTGGGAAGGGTTTTACCCTTTCATAAGTCAAACCAGACACTC from Cervus elaphus chromosome 4, mCerEla1.1, whole genome shotgun sequence includes:
- the LOC122692717 gene encoding activated RNA polymerase II transcriptional coactivator p15-like; its protein translation is MPKSKELVSSSSSGSDSDSEVDKKLKRKKQVAPEKPVKKQNTGETSRALSSSKQSSSSRDGNMFQIGKMRYVSVRDFKGKVLIDIREYWMDPEGEMKPGRKGISLNPEQWSQLKEQISDIDDAVRKL